One window from the genome of Microcebus murinus isolate Inina chromosome X, M.murinus_Inina_mat1.0, whole genome shotgun sequence encodes:
- the LOC105868529 gene encoding uncharacterized protein LOC105868529 — protein MTESQESLTLEDVAVEFTWEEWQLLDPAQKDLYWDVMLENYNHLVSLGYQASNPDALSKLPQEEPWILEDKIQNSSGIRKVHSYLQIYSPNQRFLRSMRQCSEQNAFRNIFHLSKTHLPLVQNRDMFDLCRQTVKSCLSLVNQKRRHETNNSIEFSGGEKTLLHGKHEHMYTNIQFPESKKSVDTNFHIFKHQRTQKIEKLHASTEFEQTLLGKSQLVCQESMHTGEDSRSGQCEKSSRSVLVTKHLKAHTRDTAYIPNEYRKGSTMKSSLIPHQQTHTEEKSYVCSQCGKGFTMNRYLIAHQRTHSGEKPYVCNECGKGFTVKSNLIVHQRTHTGEKPYVCSECGKDFTMKRYLVVHQRTHTGEKPYICSECGKGFTVKSNLIVHQRSHTGEKSYICSECGKGFTVKRTLVIHQRTHTGEKSYICNECGKGFTTKRTLIIHQRTHTGEKPYECNECGKAFSQKICLIQHERCHTGKTPFVCTECGKSYSHKYGLITHQRIHTGEKPYECNACGKAFTTKSVLNVHQRTHTGERPYGCSSCEKAFSHLSNLVKHKKKHIREMGRISQIENSSNRESQLIT, from the coding sequence atgaCTGAGTCCCAGGAATCTCTTACACTGGAGGATGTGGCTGTGGAGTTCACTTGGGAGGAGTGGCAGCTCCTGGACCCTGCTCAGAAGGACCTGTActgggatgtgatgttggagaactataaCCATTTGGTGTCACTGGGGTATCAAGCTAGCAACCCAGATGCACTGTCCAAGTTGCCACAAGAAGAACCATGGATATTAGAAGATAAAATCCAGAATAGTTCAGGAATCAGAAAAGTTCACAGTTATCTGCAAATATACTCTCCAAACCAAAGATTTCTGAGGAGCATGCGACAATGCAGTGAACAGAATgcgtttagaaatatttttcatctgaGCAAAACACATTTGCCCTTAGTGCAAAATCGTGATATGTTTGACTTATGCAGACAAACTGTGAAATCATGTTTAAGTTTAGTCAACCAGAAAAGAAGACATGAAACAAATAACTCTATTGAGTTTAGTGGAGGTGAGAAAACCCTTCTACATGGTAAACATGAacatatgtatacaaatattcaATTCCCAGAAAGTAAAAAGTCTGTTGATACTAACTTCCACATCTTTAAGCATCAGAGGACTCAGAAAATTGAGAAACTCCATGCATCCACTGAATTTGAGCAGACCCTCCTCGGGAAGTCTCAGCTTGTTTGCCAAGAGAGCATGCATACAGGAGAGGATTCTAGAAGTGGTCAATGTGAGAAATCATCTAGAAGTGTCCTTGTAACTAAGCATCTGAAAGCTCATACAAGAGACACGGCCTATATACCTAATGAATATAGAAAAGGCTCTACTATGAAGAGCAGTCTCATTCCACATCAGCAAACCCATACAGAAGAGAAATCCTATGTATGCAGTCAGTGTGGAAAGGGCTTTACGATGAATCGCTATCTAATTGCTCATCAGCGAactcacagtggagagaaaccttatgtatgtaatgaatgtggaaaaggctTCACTGTGAAGAGCAATCTTATTGTACATCAGCGaactcacacaggggagaaaccTTATGTatgcagtgaatgtggaaaaGACTTCACCATGAAGCGCTATCTTGTTGTTCATCAGCGAACTCATacaggagagaagccctatatatgcagtgaatgtggaaaaGGCTTTACAGTGAAGAGCAACCTCATTGTACATCAGCGATCTCATACAGGAGAAAAGTCTTATATATGTAGTGAATGTGGAAAAGGCTTCACTGTGAAGCGCACTCTTGTTATACATCAGCGaactcatacaggagagaaatcTTATATAtgcaatgaatgtggaaaaggctTCACCACAAAGCGCACCCTAATTATACATCAGCGAACTCAcacaggagaaaaaccctatgaatgcAATGAATGTGGTAAAGCTTTCAGCCAGAAAATATGCCTCATACAACATGAGCGATGCCATACAGGAAAGACTCCCTTTGTATGTACTGAGTGTGGAAAATCCTATTCACACAAATATGGTCTCATTAcccatcagagaattcacacaggagaaaaACCTTATGAGTGCAATgcatgtggaaaagccttcaccACAAAGTCAGTACTCAATGTACATCAAAGAACTCATACGGGAGAGAGACCATATGGATGCAGCAGTTGTGAGAAAGCCTTTTCCCACTTATCAAACCTTGttaaacataagaaaaagcaCATAAGAGAAATGGGCAGAATCAGTCAAATTGAAAATTCCTCTAACAGAGAGTCACAGCTTATTACTTAG